A region of the Halodesulfovibrio sp. MK-HDV genome:
CGTTACGTACCGTAACGAAATTAGAAAAAGATATTTGTGTGAGGCACTGGTCAAAAACAGTTGTTAATAAAATGGTATATTAGATGTATTACATGTGAAATTCACAGGTGATTGATGGAGCAAATGAAATGAAAATCGAATCTGTAAAATTAGTATATTTTTCACCTACTGGAACAACTAAAGCGGTTATCCATGGCATTGCGCGTGGTCTTAATTCAAGCTCTACGGAACTAATAGATATAACCAAGCCAGAGGCAAGAATACAGCCGTTACTGACTTCAGAAGATGAATTGCTTGTAGTTGCGGTTCCCGTATATATGGGGAGGGTTCCGGCATTGTTAACTGAATGGTTACAGATGATAAAAGCTAAAAAAACTCCCGCGGTCTGTGTTGTTGTCTATGGTAATCGCGAATATGAGAATGCACTACTTGAATTAAAGGATATGCTACAGGATTGTGGCTGTATCTCCATTGCCGGTGCAGCATTCGTTGGCGAACACTCGTTTTCAAATTTCGAGACTCCAGTAGCACTGGGTCGGCCCACTGAAGACGACTTAAATTGTGCTGAAGTCTTCGGGCAGAACATACATGAAAAGCTACAATCGATTTCATCAACTTCACAGATATCTAGTGTATCTGTACCCGGAAGTTATCCTTATGGGGGAGTGACGAAGCTATGGGATGTGGACTTTATTGCAGTAGATAACTCATGCACACAGTGTGGTGTTTGTGCAGACGTATGCCCTGTAGGCGCTATCGATTTACTACATAGTACCATTATTGATCAGGTAAAATGCATCACGTGTTGTGCATGTATTAAAAACTGTCCTAACAGCGCCAGAAGTATAAAATCTGGTCCAGTAAAAGATGCCTCAATAAGACTCAATACGCTTTATAGTGAACCCAAAAAACTGGAATGTTTTCTATAATGTTAGTTACTCGTTTCGCCAGTGGGTTCGTGAAAAAAAAATAAAGGCTGCTTAATAACATGTTGGAAAAATATGACATAGATGCTCTTGTTCGTATCCGTAAGCAGCCCAAATGTTCCATAATGTTTTCATGATTATCTTCGAAGTGATCTGTAACTGTTTTTGCTGAAAATTATTGAATGAAAATACATAAAAAGGCTCTTGCGAAGCATCGCAAGAGCCTTTTTATATTTTATGAAGCAGACCAGTTACTTTTTAGTGAAAGGAGTAGTTATGGAAATAGCATCGACAGGACATACATTCTTGCAGGCTCCACAGTTTGTACAGTTAGCTTCCGCAGGGCGCGTATCCTGTTTGCAAGTGCGGGAACACTTACCGCAGTCTGTACACGTTGATGCCATTGTATACTTGAAGAATGAGAAGCGGTTGAAAAATTCCAGAACACCACCTGTAGGACATACAAATCTGCAAAAGAAGTATGGAATAACAAGCCCGAGTGCGATAGCGGCAACAACGAATAGGGTGCGGGAAAGCCACAGCAAGTTTGCATGTTCGAATGTAAGCATTGTGGAGTTGATGAATTCACCAGTGCGAATCGGAACAGCCCAGCGCGGGTTCTGCATTGCAAAGAAGAGATACGCAGCGCCGATTGCGGCAATGTACTTCCCCTTTTGAGCAATGGACTTGATAACCGGAGAAATTTTTCGTTTCGCAATGGTTACAGAGCTGAATAGTTCGGAAATGGTTCCCACAGGACAAGCGTATCCACAGAATGCCCTGCCAAAGAATAATGCTGAAACTGCAATACCAACAAGCACGATGTACCAGAGCTTTTTACCCGGGCACTGCACGACAGGACAGTTTGCACAGCTTACGTATGGCACTGCAAATGGACATCGGAAAATTCCATAGTAGGAGAACTCTGCAAGCATAAAGAAAGATACAGCTTGTATTACTCGTCGAGGCCATAGACGGGTGAGGGGTGATAGTCGCGAATTAGGCATCGGTAACTCCGTATTTTGCCGTCAGTCTTTCGCCTTCTTCAGAAAGAGCAGGGATGAATCCGGCAGTTGCAAAGTGCGCTTGTCCAGCTTCGGATGTAATGAATGATACAAAATCGTGCGCGAAGTCAGGATCTTTAGCCCATTTCATAACCCCGATAGTGAATGGGAGAGGTGGAGCAGGAAAGAACTTTTCCGGAATTTCAATGACATCAAATGCGTCTTTGTAGCGTGGAAGGCGGGTAATGCGAAGCTCAACAACAGCAGCATCTGCTTTGCCAGCGGCTACGTCTGCAACATCATGCTGAACGCAGGAACCCATGTAGATGGATTTTGCTTTTGCTTCCGGCAACACACCGCTTTTTTTGAGAACACCCATGGCAGCCTTACCCCCTGGAGGGGAAGAGTCAGGCGAGCAGAGCGTTTTAATATCATCCCGTTTTAAATCCTGAATTGATTCAATGCCTGCCGGATTTCCTTTAGGCGTGATGAGGACGTACTTGGTAAAACATAGCGGCTGGAAGGCAAGCATTTTGCCTTGCGCTTTAAGTTTTTTTGCAAGCCCGAGAACACGTGGTGCAAATACTTCTGTTTGGGCACTGCCAAGAAGCGATTTTCCTAAAGCTCCTGCGAATGCGCCTGTGTAGCTAATGGCAGCATTGCTTTGCTGTTCGTACATGGCATTTGCAGGCATAAAGGCTTCTGCCAGACCACCACATGACCAGACCTGTAGTGATTGTCCTTCATATATAGTGGTTGTTGCTTCCGCTTCAGCGGCGCCTGCTAGGTTTGGTACCATGGTTGCCGCCAGTGCTGTGCCGCCAGCGGCTAAAAATTTTCGGCGATTTACTTTTAGCTGATCGTCGGACATTTGGAGTGCTCCTTGCCGTGAATTCCTGCTGCATCAGCACGGCATTGTTTGCATTTTGTGAAAAGTGAAAGCGAAGGGGGGCATAGCGAATAAATGTGTTTGATCTCGTCGCGTGTGGGTTTTCGTGTAGAGCTCAAAGCATGGCGTGGAATTAGAGGCATCGGGTTAAAGACTTGCACGTTATGGTCCACGGCAAGTTGCATAACAGCTTCTACTTCACTCATGTTAATTTCAGGAGCGATGACCATGTTAATCTTTAATGTCATTTTTCCAGCAACTTTTCGCAGTCCCTCCATCTGGCGTGAAATCAGAAGATGACCGGCTTCTTCTCCTGTGAGCCATCTGCCGGAGTCAAATACCCGTGGCTGCATTTGTGCAATTACAGACGGTGTAACTCCGTTAACGGTGACAGTAAGCGTGTTGATGTTGAGGGCGATAAGTTTTTCTGCGTATTGGGGAAGTGCTAATCCGTTAGTGCATAAGCAGGTCGCGATGTGCGGTGCTTGTTTCTGTATCTGCTCCAGAAATGTGATTGTTTCGGAGTTTGCCAGAGGATCTCCGGGACCGGCGATTCCGACAATTGAGTTGTCACCGTATTGCTGAAGGAATTTCATTGTTCTTTCGATACCCTGTTCAGGATCGAGCACTTCAGAAGTAGACCCCGGGCCTGTAAGGTCTGCAGGGGGAGAAATTACACGCTCACAGTAACCGCACGCCAAATTACAGCGTGGAGCAATAGGCACATGGATACGGGCAATCCGTCCATGTGCTTTTTCATTGAAGCATGGGTGAAACGGGAGTTGAGCAGATTTATCACTATGCACACTATGCAGTGGCTGAGGGGCATAACTCGCCGTATTCGGCGCGCCGCAGGTCTGCAGGGAACATGCTGAAGACAAAGAAGGGGTGTTCATAAGTGCATCCTGTTAAGAGAACAAAACAAAGAGCACTGGCTATATCATAGTTATAACGCAGGAAAAAATAGGTTTTCTCGATACGTCTAGAGGAACTCTATAGATTTTGTACTATTGGGACGTGATCATTCGACAGAAAAGTGGGTAGGTAGTTAAGCAAAAAAATGTAGCGGGAGCAGCGGTGTCATTCATCTCATCCTCTTGAAGTTGTGAAGCTGAAATTCAAGAGGATCTGTGGAATTCGAGGCGATCGTTGTAAGTGGAGCAACGTACTTACCCATAGCTTACCCGCCACGAAAAAAGGGTTTAACGGAAAAACCGTTAAACCCTTGAATTCAAGTGGTGCGCCAGGAAAGATTCGAACTCTCGGCCAACGGCTTAGAAGGCCGTTGCTCTATCCAACTGAGCTACTGGCGCTCGTTGAGGGGAGTGTTTATCTGAACGGGGGTAGCAGGTCAAGTCCTTAGGTGTAATTTGTTGCTTTTTCGAGCAAATAAACCCTCATTTGCTGTTTTGAGGAGCAATATGAAATCCTAGACGGAAAATGATTGCTAGTGGATGATAATTGCAGTGCAAAATTGCTTTGCAGAGTATTGAAAGTTACTGCAAAATACTCGGTGTACAAATTGTACTTCCACAGATTGTAACTTTGAACGTAAGCGGATGCTGTAAAAGCATTGACCTGTAAGCAATCATATTCTAGGGCGACTGCATGAGCGAAACAGAACGAAATTTTTTTGCAACGTATGAAGACTTTGAAGCGCATTTATTGAAGCTTGGCCTGTTCCACATGGATCTGGCGCACAGCAGGATTGATGCTGTTTTAGAAGAAGCGGAACTGAAACGGCCTGACTATCCGGCGGTTCAAGTTGTAGGCACAAACGGAAAAGGGAGCACTAGCTCGTTTCTTTCTGCATTTGGGCAAGCAACGGGACTGACTGTCGGGCTGTACACGTCTCCACACTTTGTTACTCCACGTGAGCGAATTCTTATTAACGGCGAAATGCTGGATGAAGAAGAATGGTGCGATGTGGCGAACGATGTTATGGAATGTGGAGGTAAAGAACTTACGTATTTTGAGCTCCTTACCGTAATGGCTGTCTTCATGTTTTCCGATTACGAAGTTGATCTTGCTATTTTTGAAGCCGGACTTGGCGGAACACACGATGCGACTTCTGCTATTGAACGCGATCTTGTTGTGTATACTCCAATCGGACTTGACCATGTAGACGTACTAGGCGCTTCCATAGAAGAGATTGCTCGTGATAAAGCAGGAGCAATGCGTAAAGATATGCCTGCTGTTACCCATATGCAGACCAAAGACGTTATGGCTGTGCTGAAAGATGAAGCACAGAAGGTCGGAGCAAACTTTTTGACTGCTGAGGGCACTGTAACGTTACCGGAAACAGGTCGATTCGGCCTTGTAGGTGCGCATCAGAAAGACAACGCTTTGCTTGCTCTTGCAGCATTTAGCAAGCTTGTCGGTATCTACGGATGGACTCCTGCTGATATTATGGATTGGGATGACGTTAAGGAGCTTGGTGTTGCAGATGCATGGATAGCAGGGCGCTTCCAGCATATTTTGGCAACGGACACTCTTCCTGAAATGTATCTTGATGGTGCACATAACGAACCGGCATTTGATGTTCTTACTGCCGCTTTGCAAGATACCGGAGTAAAACCGGCAGTAGTTATTTTCGGCTGTATGGAAAACAAAGATATCCAGACGCTTGTGCCTAAAGTACAGGCGCTCACAGCGAATACGATTCTTTTGCCTCAGTTTACTGATATGCAAAGAGCAGAACCGGCAGCTCGTCTTGCAACGCATTTTGATGAGCGGGCAGTTGTGTGCGATTCTCTACAGGATGCTCTAACCCGCAGTAAAGAAATAGCAGGGGATAAACCAGTACTGTTGTGCGGTTCATTATATTTACTTGCTGAATTTTTTGCCCTGCACCCAGAACTTTTACAGCGCTAAGGAGCCGTGTGTGTCTATTCTTTTCCGCGCCTTACCATCTGTTGATAAAGTCCTCGATGCCCTTACGGTGTCGGGCGAGTTTTCCCATATTCCTCGCTCGATTGTTCGTGAGCATGTGAACGGCTTTCTTGATGTATGCCGTGAGGAGATTCGCGCAGGGCTTATTACAGAATCGGAACAGCTTGCTTTGGCTACAATCTTGCCGCGTATGCAGGCACATATCCGTGCGCTGTCCCGTCCTCATTTTAGAAGGGTGCTTAACGGCACAGGCGTTGTTGTACATACAAACCTCGGGCGTTCTCTCTTAGCAGATACCGCTGTGGCAGCCGTTACCGAAGCTTGCGCGCATTACTCCAATCTGGAATTTGATCTTGCTACTGGTGAACGCGGTAGCCGCTATAGCCACGTGGAAGAATTGCTTTGTAAAGTGTCCGGCGCAGAAGCCGGTCTTGTTGTAAACAACAACGCTGCGGCA
Encoded here:
- a CDS encoding EFR1 family ferrodoxin (N-terminal region resembles flavodoxins. C-terminal ferrodoxin region binds two 4Fe-4S clusters.), with amino-acid sequence MKIESVKLVYFSPTGTTKAVIHGIARGLNSSSTELIDITKPEARIQPLLTSEDELLVVAVPVYMGRVPALLTEWLQMIKAKKTPAVCVVVYGNREYENALLELKDMLQDCGCISIAGAAFVGEHSFSNFETPVALGRPTEDDLNCAEVFGQNIHEKLQSISSTSQISSVSVPGSYPYGGVTKLWDVDFIAVDNSCTQCGVCADVCPVGAIDLLHSTIIDQVKCITCCACIKNCPNSARSIKSGPVKDASIRLNTLYSEPKKLECFL
- a CDS encoding 4Fe-4S binding protein gives rise to the protein MPNSRLSPLTRLWPRRVIQAVSFFMLAEFSYYGIFRCPFAVPYVSCANCPVVQCPGKKLWYIVLVGIAVSALFFGRAFCGYACPVGTISELFSSVTIAKRKISPVIKSIAQKGKYIAAIGAAYLFFAMQNPRWAVPIRTGEFINSTMLTFEHANLLWLSRTLFVVAAIALGLVIPYFFCRFVCPTGGVLEFFNRFSFFKYTMASTCTDCGKCSRTCKQDTRPAEANCTNCGACKNVCPVDAISITTPFTKK
- a CDS encoding substrate-binding domain-containing protein produces the protein MSDDQLKVNRRKFLAAGGTALAATMVPNLAGAAEAEATTTIYEGQSLQVWSCGGLAEAFMPANAMYEQQSNAAISYTGAFAGALGKSLLGSAQTEVFAPRVLGLAKKLKAQGKMLAFQPLCFTKYVLITPKGNPAGIESIQDLKRDDIKTLCSPDSSPPGGKAAMGVLKKSGVLPEAKAKSIYMGSCVQHDVADVAAGKADAAVVELRITRLPRYKDAFDVIEIPEKFFPAPPLPFTIGVMKWAKDPDFAHDFVSFITSEAGQAHFATAGFIPALSEEGERLTAKYGVTDA
- a CDS encoding radical SAM protein — its product is MNTPSLSSACSLQTCGAPNTASYAPQPLHSVHSDKSAQLPFHPCFNEKAHGRIARIHVPIAPRCNLACGYCERVISPPADLTGPGSTSEVLDPEQGIERTMKFLQQYGDNSIVGIAGPGDPLANSETITFLEQIQKQAPHIATCLCTNGLALPQYAEKLIALNINTLTVTVNGVTPSVIAQMQPRVFDSGRWLTGEEAGHLLISRQMEGLRKVAGKMTLKINMVIAPEINMSEVEAVMQLAVDHNVQVFNPMPLIPRHALSSTRKPTRDEIKHIYSLCPPSLSLFTKCKQCRADAAGIHGKEHSKCPTIS
- a CDS encoding folylpolyglutamate synthase/dihydrofolate synthase family protein gives rise to the protein MSETERNFFATYEDFEAHLLKLGLFHMDLAHSRIDAVLEEAELKRPDYPAVQVVGTNGKGSTSSFLSAFGQATGLTVGLYTSPHFVTPRERILINGEMLDEEEWCDVANDVMECGGKELTYFELLTVMAVFMFSDYEVDLAIFEAGLGGTHDATSAIERDLVVYTPIGLDHVDVLGASIEEIARDKAGAMRKDMPAVTHMQTKDVMAVLKDEAQKVGANFLTAEGTVTLPETGRFGLVGAHQKDNALLALAAFSKLVGIYGWTPADIMDWDDVKELGVADAWIAGRFQHILATDTLPEMYLDGAHNEPAFDVLTAALQDTGVKPAVVIFGCMENKDIQTLVPKVQALTANTILLPQFTDMQRAEPAARLATHFDERAVVCDSLQDALTRSKEIAGDKPVLLCGSLYLLAEFFALHPELLQR